The Rhodocytophaga rosea genome has a segment encoding these proteins:
- a CDS encoding M23 family metallopeptidase: protein MLSENYVVIDHENGEVSLLAHLQQVTIVVQEGQLVKQGQQLGKVGNSGSTLEPHLHYQLMNGTGSHAQPLPMYFTTIRRKTGNRTFVYKQTSLQTGEQIISGR, encoded by the coding sequence ATGCTGTCGGAAAATTATGTAGTGATTGACCATGAAAACGGAGAAGTCAGTCTGCTGGCACATTTACAACAGGTAACAATAGTGGTGCAAGAAGGACAGTTGGTCAAGCAAGGACAGCAACTAGGAAAAGTAGGTAACTCGGGAAGTACACTTGAGCCACATCTTCATTACCAGCTGATGAATGGTACGGGGAGCCATGCGCAGCCACTGCCTATGTACTTTACAACCATCCGTAGAAAGACCGGCAACAGGACCTTTGTTTATAAACAAACTTCTTTGCAAACCGGAGAACAGATTATATCTGGAAGATAA